In one window of Solanum pennellii chromosome 2, SPENNV200 DNA:
- the LOC107010760 gene encoding uncharacterized protein LOC107010760: MWMRKTEVNLKRLLVTAPQQQNQAKLIHYVATLRELLEQLVEERNPDGLPRISKAKVNEYAENIESVAAKLAVPTSDMYTSNEPEISSSGTPKAEGSLNSASEGLRRRFGVHSNNEEKSQDTIGYDQSSAAVKLDDAARTHIEKHRKLQEDLTDEMVVLARQLKQSSLTMNQSIKNTKKILDSTEKAVEHSLASTWHATFRAMDVYSRSFKTTCFQWLLIFVMT, encoded by the exons ATGTGGATGAGAAAAACCGAGGTGAACTTAAAGAGGTTACTTGTAACTGCACCACAACAGCAAAATCAAGCAAAGCTTATACAT TATGTTGCCACTTTGAGGGAACTGCTAGAGCAGTTGGTTGAAGAGAGGAATCCTGATGGATTACCAAG GATTTCAAAAGCCAAGGTGAATGAATATGCTGAGAACATTGAATCTGTTGCTGCCAAGTTAGCCGTGCCCACG TCTGATATGTATACGTCCAATGAACCTGAGATTTCCAGCAGTGGAACTCCTAAAGCAGAAGGAAGTTTGAATTCTGCTTCTGAAGGATTGAGAAGAAGATTTGG GGTCCATTCAAACAATGAGGAGAAATCCCAAGATACCATTGGTTATGATCAATCATCAGCTGCAGTTAAACTAGATGATGCTGCACGGACACATATTGAGAAGCACAG GAAACTTCAGGAGGATTTGACTGATGAAATGGTCGTTTTGGCACGACAGCTCAAACAGAGCAGTCTTACGATGAATCAATCCATCAAAAACACCAAGAAA ATACTTGATTCAACTGAGAAAGCAGTTGAGCATAGCCTGGCAAGTACATGGCATGCAACTTTCAGAGCAATGGATGTGTATTCGCGGAGTTTCAAGACAACATGCTTCCAATGGCTTTTGATCTTTGTCATGACTTAG
- the LOC107008962 gene encoding ferredoxin--NADP reductase, leaf-type isozyme, chloroplastic-like isoform X1 — protein sequence MAAALSASLSLQSSNSTSLSIKTIFISPENITFNKVLLCNRNVSVSRKVFHIRAQLTAEVPAKVAKVSKKQDEGVVVNKFRPKDPYIGRCLLNTKITGDDAPGETWHMVFSTEGEIPYREGQSIGVIPDGVDSNGKPHKLRLYSIASSALGDFGDSKTVSLCVKRLVYTNDKGEIVKGVCSNFLCDLKPGAEVKITGPVGKEMLMPKDPNATVIMLATGTGIAPFRGFLWKMFFEKHEDYKFNGLAWLFLGVPTSSSLLYKEEFEKMKENAPQNFRLDFAVSREQTNEKGEKMYIQTRMAEYAEELWTLLKKDNTFVYMCGLKGMEQGIDDIMTSLAERDGINWADYKKQLKKAEQWNVEVY from the exons ATGGCTGCTGCATTAAGTGCTTCACTCTCTCTACAATCCTCTAATTCAACTTCTCTTTCCATCAAAACCATCTTCATTTCCCCTGAAAATATCACTTTCAACAAg GTTCTTTTATGCAACAGAAATGTATCAGTTAGTAGAAAAGTGTTTCACATTAGAGCCCAACTCACAGCGGAAGTACCTGCAAAGGTTGCGAAGGTATCGAAGAAACAGGATGAAGGTGTAGTTGTAAACAAGTTCAGGCCAAAGGATCCTTATATTGGCAGATGCCTTCTCAACACTAAGATCACTGGAGATGATGCCCCTGGAGAAACTTGGCACATGGTCTTTTCCACTGAGG GTGAGATCCCATACAGAGAAGGCCAATCTATCGGAGTGATTCCAGATGGTGTTGACAGTAATGGGAAGCCACACAAGCTCAGATTGTACTCCATTGCTAGCAGTGCCCTTGGTGACTTTGGAGACTCCAAAACC GTATCTCTGTGTGTCAAAAGGCTTGTCTACACGAATGACAAAGGGGAAATAGTTAAAGGAGTCTGCTCCAACTTCTTAT GTGACTTGAAACCTGGAGCTGAAGTTAAGATTACTGGACCTGTTGGAAAAGAAATGCTCATGCCAAAGGATCCCAACGCGACAGTTATAATG CTTGCCACTGGAACTGGAATTGCTCCTTTCCGTGGATTCTTGTGGAAAATGTTCTTTGAGAAGCATGAAGATTACAAG TTCAATGGTTTAGCATGGCTTTTCTTGGGCGTACCGACAAGCAGCTCACTTCTTTACAAAGAG GAATTCGAGAAAATGAAGGAGAATGCCCCGCAAAACTTCAGACTAGACTTTGCTGTAAGTAGGGAGCAGACTAACGAGAAAGGTGAAAAGATGTACATCCAAACCAGAATGGCTGAATATGCTGAAGAACTATGGACATTACTCAAAAAAGACAACACCTTTGTGTACATGTGTGGACTCAAAGGCATGGAGCAGGGAATCGATGACATTATGACTTCACTTGCTGAAAGAGATg GTATTAACTGGGCAGATTACAAAAAGCAGTTGAAGAAGGCAGAGCAATGGAATGTGGAAGTCTACTAA
- the LOC107008962 gene encoding ferredoxin--NADP reductase, leaf-type isozyme, chloroplastic-like isoform X2, with protein sequence MVFSTEGEIPYREGQSIGVIPDGVDSNGKPHKLRLYSIASSALGDFGDSKTVSLCVKRLVYTNDKGEIVKGVCSNFLCDLKPGAEVKITGPVGKEMLMPKDPNATVIMLATGTGIAPFRGFLWKMFFEKHEDYKFNGLAWLFLGVPTSSSLLYKEEFEKMKENAPQNFRLDFAVSREQTNEKGEKMYIQTRMAEYAEELWTLLKKDNTFVYMCGLKGMEQGIDDIMTSLAERDGINWADYKKQLKKAEQWNVEVY encoded by the exons ATGGTCTTTTCCACTGAGG GTGAGATCCCATACAGAGAAGGCCAATCTATCGGAGTGATTCCAGATGGTGTTGACAGTAATGGGAAGCCACACAAGCTCAGATTGTACTCCATTGCTAGCAGTGCCCTTGGTGACTTTGGAGACTCCAAAACC GTATCTCTGTGTGTCAAAAGGCTTGTCTACACGAATGACAAAGGGGAAATAGTTAAAGGAGTCTGCTCCAACTTCTTAT GTGACTTGAAACCTGGAGCTGAAGTTAAGATTACTGGACCTGTTGGAAAAGAAATGCTCATGCCAAAGGATCCCAACGCGACAGTTATAATG CTTGCCACTGGAACTGGAATTGCTCCTTTCCGTGGATTCTTGTGGAAAATGTTCTTTGAGAAGCATGAAGATTACAAG TTCAATGGTTTAGCATGGCTTTTCTTGGGCGTACCGACAAGCAGCTCACTTCTTTACAAAGAG GAATTCGAGAAAATGAAGGAGAATGCCCCGCAAAACTTCAGACTAGACTTTGCTGTAAGTAGGGAGCAGACTAACGAGAAAGGTGAAAAGATGTACATCCAAACCAGAATGGCTGAATATGCTGAAGAACTATGGACATTACTCAAAAAAGACAACACCTTTGTGTACATGTGTGGACTCAAAGGCATGGAGCAGGGAATCGATGACATTATGACTTCACTTGCTGAAAGAGATg GTATTAACTGGGCAGATTACAAAAAGCAGTTGAAGAAGGCAGAGCAATGGAATGTGGAAGTCTACTAA
- the LOC107009386 gene encoding uncharacterized protein LOC107009386, translated as MADIVKQILAKPIQLADQVIQAADEAVLFNQECVELKSKTEKLIVLLRQAARASNELYQRPMSRIIDDTEQALERAMSIVTKCCTQGLVKRVFTIIPSADFRNLSTQLENSISNVSWLLRVSASADEGADRYLGLPPIVTNEPILCFIWEHIAILCTGSVNDRSDAAASLVSLARDNDRNRKLIIEEGGVGPLLKLLKEGKLEGQENAAKAIGLLGCDPVSVERMVNAGVCLVLVKILKEGLMKVQAVVAWAVSELAAHYPECQDVFHQNNIIRLLVSHLAFETVQEHSKYAIVGKSTSIDAVLSASNVHKLNEDDDNSHIPHPLGNKKPTQMHNVVTATTDMQSSQHIPFNDVNQTYHQQSHYATGVSNRGRESEDPNTKAYMKAMAARALWKLAKGNSTICHSITDSRALLCFAVLLEKGAEDVQYHSAMAVMEITAVAEKDPDLRKSVFKPNSPACKAVVDQLLRIIEKEDLNLLVPCIRSIGNLATTFRATETRMISPLVKLLDQREPEISNEAAISLKKFSCNENYLHLNHCKAILSAGGAGHLVQLVCFGEKVVQNSALLLLCDIALHVPNSEELAEAEVLSVFKWASKQAHLNRDEKTETLLHESKSKLELYQSGGSRGFH; from the coding sequence ATGGCGGATATAGTTAAGCAAATCTTGGCAAAGCCAATTCAATTAGCTGATCAGGTGATTCAGGCAGCTGATGAGGCAGTTTTATTCAATCAAGAATGTGTCGAGCTCAAGTCCAAGACTGAGAAGCTGATTGTGCTGCTTCGTCAAGCAGCACGAGCCAGCAACGAGCTCTATCAACGACCCATGAGCCGAATTATTGATGATACTGAACAAGCTTTGGAAAGAGCTATGTCTATTGTTACCAAATGTTGCACTCAGGGACTAGTGAAGCGCGTATTTACCATCATACCTTCTGCAGATTTCCGTAACTTGTCTACACAGTTAGAAAATTCTATTAGTAATGTGTCGTGGCTCCTTCGTGTATCTGCCTCAGCTGACGAGGGTGCTGATAGGTATTTAGGACTTCCTCCTATTGTTACTAATGAGCctatattgtgttttatttggGAGCATATAGCGATTTTGTGTACTGGTTCGGTTAATGATCGATCTGATGCTGCTGCATCGTTGGTTTCATTGGCTAGAGATAATGATCGGAATAGAAAATTGATCATCGAAGAAGGTGGGGTAGGGCcattgttgaaattgttgaaggaAGGGAAATTGGAGGGTCAGGAGAATGCTGCAAAGGCAATTGGATTGCTAGGATGTGACCCTGTAAGTGTCGAACGCATGGTGAACGCTGGGGTGTGTTTAGTGTTAGTGAAAATCCTTAAAGAAGGTCTAATGAAAGTTCAAGCAGTGGTGGCTTGGGCAGTTTCTGAACTTGCTGCACATTATCCTGAATGTCAAGATGTTTTTCATCAGAATAACATAATCAGATTACTTGTTAGCCATCTCGCGTTTGAGACGGTTCAGGAGCATAGCAAGTATGCTATTGTTGGCAAATCCACGTCGATTGATGCTGTTCTTTCAGCTAGTAATGTGCACAAGTTGaatgaggatgatgataataGCCACATTCCACATCCTTTAGGAAATAAGAAGCCTACTCAGATGCACAATGTGGTTACTGCCACCACGGATATGCAATCGTCTCAGCATATTCCGTTCAATGATGTAAACCAGACGTATCATCAGCAGAGTCATTATGCTACAGGGGTCAGTAATAGAGGGCGAGAATCTGAGGACCCTAATACCAAGGCTTATATGAAGGCAATGGCTGCAAGAGCTTTATGGAAACTGGCCAAGGGAAATTCAACTATTTGCCATAGCATTACTGATTCAAGAGCACTGCTTTGCTTTGcagtactcttggagaaaggggCTGAAGATGTTCAGTATCATTCCGCGATGGCAGTAATGGAAATCACAGCAGTGGCGGAGAAAGATCCTGATTTGAGAAAGTCAGTGTTCAAGCCTAATTCACCTGCTTGCAAAGCTGTTGTTGATCAACTGTTGAGAATCATTGAGAAAGAAGATTTGAACCTGCTTGTTCCGTGCATTCGATCAATTGGGAATTTGGCCACGACTTTTCGAGCTACAGAGACGAGGATGATTAGCCCATTAGTAAAGCTGCTCGATCAACGAGAACCAGAGATTTCAAATGAAGCAGCCATTTCCCTCAAGAAATTTTCATGCAATGAGAACTACCTTCACCTGAATCATTGCAAGGCAATACTAAGCGCTGGAGGTGCAGGACATTTGGTTCAACTTGTTTGCTTTGGTGAAAAAGTAGTTCAGAATTCTGCATTGCTTCTCCTATGCGACATTGCATTGCACGTCCCTAATAGCGAAGAGCTTGCTGAAGCCGAGGTGCTTTCAGTGTTCAAATGGGCATCAAAGCAGGCACACTTGAACCGAGATGAAAAGACGGAGACATTGTTGCATGAATCCAAAAGCAAGCTGGAACTCTACCAATCTGGAGGATCCAGGGGATTCCATTGA